The proteins below come from a single Aegilops tauschii subsp. strangulata cultivar AL8/78 chromosome 6, Aet v6.0, whole genome shotgun sequence genomic window:
- the LOC109752713 gene encoding alpha-1,3-arabinosyltransferase XAT3, translating to MKRGGRNESGKQLVSGGGAAAVCLLLLPLVVLAVLKSDFMPQQVVHIAETSIGEAGVEGAIWQPRQQLVAKSKAAHDPVVEAPPSPASGDETSDKVVDANRALKNGKGFLATNVGMDGSLIKSDADVAAPRSKLSCNFSSYRTNMCAMEGDVRLHGKAATVYVVSASDDNRPDNGTITIRPYPRKWETPTMQLVREVTIRWRAPPGPGAPRCTVTYDVPAVVFSTGGYGVNIFHAITDIIMPLYNTAREYDGRVRLVATNYDRKWIAKYRHALSMLSIYPIIDFDADNEVRCFPSVHVGTESHKELGIDSALSGKGYTMLGFRGLLRSAYSLKREWVTPKNRVRPRLVMVLRRNSRALTNEAQVLAAATEVGFEVVAAGPEVVRDLAKFAQTVNSCDVLVGVHGAGLSNMVFLPRNGTVVQIVPWGEMKWPAWTSYGEPVAPMGLRYVEYETTAEETTLKYVYQRNHTVFTDPVSLHKQGFNMLWETFLNGQNVTLDVDRFRGVLQHIYRSVTIT from the exons ATGAAAAGGGGCGGGAGGAACGAGAGCGGTAAGCAGCTTGTGAGCGGAGGAGGAGCGGCCGCCGTGTGTCTTCTGCTGCTTCCTCTCGTCGTCCTCGCCGTGCTCAAGTCCGACTTCATGCCGCAGCAGGTTGTTCACA TTGCAGAGACCAGCATTGGCGAAGCTGGTGTAGAGGGTGCAATATGGCAGCCGCGGCAACAACTAGTAGCCAAGTCAAAAGCTGCACATG ATCCGGTCGTCGAAGCACCCCCTTCTCCGGCGTCGGGCGACGAGACGTCCGACAAGGTCGTCGATGCAAACAGAG CTCTCAAAAATGGGAAGGGATTCCTGGCCACGAACGTGGGAATGGATGGCTCTTTGATAAAATCAG ATGCTGATGTAGCCGCACCAAGGAGCAAGCTAAGTTGCAACTTCAGCAGTTATCGCACGAACATGTGTGCCATGGAAGGTGACGTCCGTCTGCACGGCAAAGCCGCCACCGTCTACGTGGTCTCAGCGTCCGACGACAACCGGCCAGACAATGGGACGATCACGATCCGCCCGTACCCGCGCAAATGGGAGACACCGACGATGCAGCTGGTCCGTGAGGTGACCATCCGTTGGAGAGCCCCACCGGGACCGGGTGCGCCACGGTGCACGGTGACCTACGACGTCCCAGCGGTGGTCTTCTCCACCGGTGGCTACGGCGTCAACATCTTCCACGCCATTACCGACATCATCATGCCTCTCTACAACACGGCGCGGGAGtacgatggccgcgtccggcTCGTGGCCACTAACTACGACCGCAAATGGATCGCCAAGTACCGCCACGCCCTCTCCATGCTCTCCATCTACCCCATCATCGACTTCGACGCCGACAACGAGGTGCGCTGCTTCCCGTCGGTGCATGTCGGGACGGAGAGCCATAAGGAGCTAGGGATTGACTCGGCTCTCTCCGGCAAGGGCTACACGATGCTGGGCTTCCGGGGCCTGCTCCGGTCGGCTTACTCTCTGAAGCGTGAGTGGGTGACCCCCAAGAACCGTGTCAGACCTCGTCTCGTCATGGTGCTGCGAAGGAACTCGAGGGCGCTGACGAACGAGGCGCAAGTTCTGGCAGCTGCCACCGAGGTTGGCTTCGAGGTGGTGGCTGCGGGGCCGGAGGTGGTGCGCGACCTGGCCAAGTTCGCGCAGACGGTGAACTCGTGCGACGTGTTGGTGGGCGTGCACGGTGCGGGGCTCAGCAACATGGTGTTCCTCCCGCGCAACGGCACGGTGGTGCAGATCGTCCCTTGGGGCGAGATGAAGTGGCCGGCCTGGACCTCCTACGGCGAGCCGGTGGCTCCCATGGGGCTTCGCTACGTCGAGTACGAGACCACCGCcgaggagaccacgctcaagtacGTGTACCAGAGGAACCACACCGTCTTCACCGATCCGGTCTCCCTACACAAACAGGGATTCAACATGTTGTGGGAGACCTTCCTCAACGGGCAGAACGTCACCCTCGACGTCGACCGCTTCAGAGGGGTCCTGCAACACATCTACCGCTCCGTTACCATCACATGA